One Paenibacillus sp. FSL W8-0186 genomic window carries:
- the recO gene encoding DNA repair protein RecO gives MLYRVEGIVIRSMDYGEGNKIITLCTATHGKIGVLARGAKKVKSRHAALTQPFTYGEYTFYRQKEGLGTLNQGEILESHFSLREDLYLAAYASYACELLDRTLQDEEVGSFWFNQLKACLDGLSAGKDPEIVLRLFEMKILQAAGYGPVFAECLSCGRQDDSYFISPRLGGRLCRSCRHHDPAAMTVAPGTFKLLSLFERMDLRRLGNVEVKDATKAELKKLMRAFIDMQLGLQLKSRNFLDQLDKYEI, from the coding sequence ATGCTATACAGGGTGGAAGGTATCGTCATCCGCAGCATGGATTATGGCGAGGGGAACAAAATCATTACGCTGTGCACGGCAACGCATGGCAAGATCGGGGTGCTCGCCCGCGGGGCTAAGAAGGTCAAGAGTCGACATGCTGCTCTGACCCAGCCGTTTACTTATGGTGAATATACGTTCTACAGGCAGAAGGAAGGCCTTGGAACGCTGAATCAAGGTGAGATTCTCGAATCTCACTTTTCTTTACGTGAAGATCTGTATTTAGCGGCTTATGCATCTTATGCCTGCGAGCTTCTGGACCGGACGCTGCAGGACGAAGAAGTCGGCAGCTTCTGGTTCAATCAGCTCAAGGCGTGCTTGGACGGATTGTCGGCAGGCAAGGACCCGGAGATCGTTCTTCGTTTATTTGAGATGAAAATATTACAGGCGGCTGGATACGGGCCCGTTTTTGCAGAGTGCCTGTCCTGCGGGCGGCAGGATGACTCGTATTTCATCAGTCCGCGTCTCGGGGGAAGACTGTGCCGAAGCTGCAGGCATCATGATCCGGCGGCCATGACGGTTGCTCCCGGCACATTCAAACTGCTGTCGCTATTTGAGCGAATGGACCTTCGCCGGCTAGGCAATGTCGAGGTGAAGGACGCGACGAAGGCGGAACTGAAAAAACTGATGCGAGCGTTCATCGACATGCAGCTGGGATTGCAGCTTAAATCCAGAAACTTCCTGGACCAATTAGACAAATATGAAATTTGA
- a CDS encoding cytidine deaminase — translation MDNTSLLLEAIKARAAAYTPYSGFAVGAALLDANGHVHYGCNIENAAYGPTNCAERTALFRAVADGLAPGSFRALAVIGETDDPIAPCGVCRQVILELCSPDMPVILGNMKGDVRETTVAELLPYAFGPADLQKS, via the coding sequence ATGGATAACACGAGTTTGCTGTTAGAAGCGATTAAAGCGCGGGCTGCTGCCTATACGCCGTATTCCGGCTTTGCCGTCGGCGCCGCACTACTGGATGCGAACGGGCATGTCCACTATGGATGCAACATCGAGAACGCGGCATACGGGCCAACGAACTGCGCCGAGCGAACCGCGCTGTTCCGCGCCGTAGCCGACGGCCTTGCTCCAGGCAGTTTCCGGGCGCTGGCCGTCATCGGCGAGACAGATGACCCCATCGCGCCGTGCGGCGTATGCCGCCAGGTCATACTGGAGCTGTGCAGCCCGGATATGCCGGTAATTCTCGGCAACATGAAAGGCGATGTCAGAGAGACGACCGTGGCGGAGCTGCTGCCATATGCCTTTGGTCCTGCAGATTTGCAGAAATCTTAG
- the glyQ gene encoding glycine--tRNA ligase subunit alpha, producing the protein MNFQQMILTLQQFWAEQNCIVVQPYDVEKGAGTLNPMTFLRSIGPEPWNVAYVEPSRRPADGRYGENPNRLYQHHQFQVIMKPSPDNIQEIYLESLKRLGINPLEHDIRFVEDNWEHPGLGAWGLGWEVWLDGMEITQFTYFQQVGGIETNPVSVEITYGMERLASYIQEKENVFDLEWVDGTTYGDVFHQPEFEHSKYTFETSDVKMLFTLFNMYEQEASKAMEQHLVFPAYDYVLKCSHTFNLLDARGAISVTERTGYITRVRNLARQVAATYLEEREKLGFPMLKKGGEIHA; encoded by the coding sequence ATGAATTTTCAGCAAATGATTCTAACGCTGCAGCAGTTCTGGGCGGAGCAGAATTGTATCGTGGTGCAGCCTTACGATGTAGAGAAGGGAGCCGGTACGCTTAACCCGATGACATTTCTGCGTTCGATCGGTCCGGAGCCGTGGAATGTCGCATATGTGGAGCCATCCCGCAGACCGGCGGATGGACGCTATGGGGAGAATCCGAACCGTCTGTACCAGCATCACCAGTTTCAGGTCATCATGAAGCCTTCCCCTGATAACATTCAAGAGATTTATCTGGAGAGCTTGAAGCGGCTTGGCATTAACCCGCTTGAGCATGACATCCGTTTTGTTGAGGATAACTGGGAGCATCCGGGGCTTGGCGCCTGGGGACTCGGCTGGGAGGTATGGCTTGACGGAATGGAGATTACACAGTTTACGTATTTCCAGCAGGTCGGCGGCATCGAGACGAACCCGGTCTCCGTTGAAATCACGTACGGTATGGAGCGGCTTGCTTCTTACATCCAAGAGAAGGAGAACGTGTTCGATCTGGAATGGGTTGACGGTACGACTTACGGCGATGTATTCCATCAGCCGGAGTTCGAGCACTCCAAATACACGTTCGAGACCTCGGACGTGAAAATGCTGTTTACTTTATTTAATATGTACGAGCAGGAAGCTTCGAAAGCGATGGAGCAGCATCTTGTATTTCCTGCTTATGATTACGTCTTGAAATGCTCGCATACGTTCAACCTGCTTGACGCACGGGGCGCGATCAGCGTGACCGAGCGCACCGGATACATTACGCGGGTGCGGAATTTGGCCCGCCAGGTGGCAGCGACGTATTTGGAGGAGCGGGAGAAGCTTGGATTCCCGATGCTGAAGAAAGGGGGCGAAATCCATGCCTAA
- a CDS encoding diacylglycerol kinase family protein, which translates to MKPASKWSDTFRYAAEGIVTALKSERNMKIHLLAAVAVLLAAAYFRLPGRDVALLLIVIGLVIAAELVNTALEAVVDLVSPDWHPLAKTAKDTAAGAVLVAAIIAVCVGCLLFYEPVMAYFQQ; encoded by the coding sequence ATGAAGCCTGCATCCAAATGGAGCGACACATTCCGCTATGCGGCGGAAGGAATCGTAACAGCGCTGAAATCTGAGCGGAACATGAAAATACATTTGCTGGCCGCGGTCGCTGTTCTGCTGGCCGCAGCGTATTTTCGCCTCCCGGGACGTGACGTCGCCCTGCTTCTGATCGTCATTGGCCTCGTCATCGCGGCAGAGCTGGTGAATACGGCGCTGGAGGCCGTCGTGGATCTTGTTTCGCCCGACTGGCATCCGCTTGCGAAGACGGCAAAAGATACGGCGGCAGGTGCCGTGCTTGTTGCGGCAATTATTGCGGTATGCGTAGGCTGTTTGTTGTTTTATGAGCCGGTGATGGCTTATTTTCAACAGTAA
- a CDS encoding HDIG domain-containing metalloprotein — MTSNEMQKGKTLQSRTAGWKHSVSVRYVLFALLIIMFYASLAPKLLPETYDIAVGLPSDKEILAPMDIPDTKATLKAQEEAAEKVGQVYTILPLRNEVLVGQMLDRIFRLNQDDQVSTEDKIKIYREELPQRAQDHIQNFIRNNRNSPNYSEKLFEEVNEQISEQAYHIAEETFIKIPRLTPEDINEMKPVAADIVARLTTDQIVDAQTARAKVAEQVSTSSLSKRVSREVVQELARLAITANKFYDEEATKAAKVEAREKTPTVFIKQGDVLVQKGEKITPEMYSLLEKNGLLKDEVNYWPQFGLIILSSLLALGLIMYIRQSEGVSRFKYNNSQFVMLLLIILITILSMHVVNIVQNEQRPYIGYIAPVAVGAMLITLLLDMSLAYICSILFSILASVILNVHKGQIFDFQFGFFAVVISFAAIFAIHRASQRSTLLKAGIMITLFGSLAVFTLILVNNNGWTESSTLYAIGFAVAGGLLTTILVIGLMPFFEVTFGILSALKLVELSNPNHPLLRKLLTETPGTYHHSVMVGNLSEAAAEAIGANGLLCRVGSYYHDIGKTKRPSYFIENQNNMENPHDFIDPKLSKSIIIAHARDGVEMQKDYKLPKPIRDIAEQHHGTTFLHYFYHKALKLAEEQGVEPDFTEEDFRYPGPKAQSKEAAIVGIADSVEAAVRSLRKPTVEQVETMIEKIIKSRLDDHQFNECDLTMRELDVIAQTLKETVMGIFHSRIEYPEEIKKAN; from the coding sequence ATGACCTCAAACGAAATGCAAAAAGGTAAAACGCTGCAATCCCGAACAGCCGGATGGAAACATAGCGTATCTGTACGCTATGTTCTGTTTGCGCTGCTTATTATTATGTTCTATGCCAGTCTTGCACCTAAGCTGCTGCCGGAAACCTATGATATTGCCGTCGGGCTGCCGAGCGACAAGGAAATTCTGGCGCCGATGGACATTCCGGATACCAAAGCGACGTTAAAGGCTCAGGAAGAAGCGGCTGAGAAAGTAGGACAAGTCTACACGATCCTACCGCTGCGCAATGAGGTGCTCGTCGGACAAATGCTTGACCGGATTTTCCGTCTGAATCAGGATGATCAGGTGTCGACCGAGGACAAAATCAAAATTTACCGCGAGGAGCTCCCGCAAAGGGCGCAGGATCATATCCAGAATTTTATCCGGAACAACCGAAATTCACCGAACTATTCGGAGAAGCTGTTCGAAGAGGTAAATGAGCAGATCAGCGAGCAGGCTTATCATATTGCTGAGGAGACTTTTATCAAAATACCGAGGCTGACGCCGGAGGATATTAATGAAATGAAGCCTGTGGCGGCTGATATCGTCGCCCGGCTGACTACGGACCAAATCGTGGACGCTCAGACGGCGCGCGCCAAGGTTGCAGAGCAGGTGAGCACGAGTTCGCTGAGCAAGCGTGTGTCGCGGGAAGTTGTTCAGGAACTGGCCCGGCTGGCGATTACGGCCAACAAGTTCTACGACGAGGAAGCGACCAAAGCGGCGAAGGTAGAAGCGCGTGAGAAGACGCCGACCGTGTTCATCAAGCAGGGTGATGTATTGGTGCAGAAAGGGGAGAAAATCACCCCGGAAATGTACTCCTTGCTGGAAAAGAACGGACTGCTCAAGGATGAGGTGAATTACTGGCCGCAATTTGGCCTGATCATTCTGTCTTCGCTATTGGCACTGGGCCTGATTATGTATATCCGCCAGTCGGAAGGCGTTAGCCGCTTCAAATACAACAATTCGCAGTTTGTTATGCTGCTGCTGATCATTTTGATAACGATCCTGTCGATGCATGTGGTCAACATCGTACAAAATGAACAGCGGCCTTATATCGGCTATATTGCGCCAGTCGCGGTAGGGGCCATGCTGATTACGCTGTTGCTTGACATGTCTTTGGCATATATATGTTCTATATTGTTCAGTATATTGGCCAGCGTTATTCTTAATGTGCACAAAGGGCAGATTTTTGATTTTCAGTTCGGATTTTTCGCAGTCGTCATTTCTTTTGCAGCTATTTTCGCTATTCACCGGGCCAGCCAGCGCTCGACCCTGCTGAAGGCGGGGATCATGATTACGCTGTTTGGCTCCCTGGCGGTATTTACGCTGATTTTGGTCAACAACAACGGCTGGACGGAATCCAGCACGCTGTATGCGATCGGTTTTGCCGTGGCGGGCGGATTGTTGACGACGATCCTCGTAATCGGCCTTATGCCGTTCTTCGAGGTCACTTTCGGCATCCTGTCGGCGCTGAAGCTTGTCGAGCTGTCCAATCCGAATCATCCGCTGCTGCGCAAGCTGCTGACGGAGACGCCGGGCACATACCATCATAGCGTGATGGTCGGCAATTTGTCGGAGGCGGCTGCAGAAGCGATCGGAGCCAATGGACTGTTGTGCCGAGTTGGATCTTATTACCACGATATCGGCAAGACCAAGCGTCCGAGCTATTTTATAGAGAACCAGAACAATATGGAGAATCCGCATGATTTTATCGATCCTAAGCTGAGCAAGTCGATTATTATTGCCCATGCTCGCGACGGGGTCGAGATGCAGAAGGATTACAAGCTGCCGAAGCCGATTCGGGATATTGCAGAGCAGCATCACGGGACGACCTTTCTGCATTATTTCTATCATAAGGCGCTTAAATTGGCTGAAGAGCAGGGCGTAGAGCCTGACTTCACAGAAGAGGATTTCCGCTATCCGGGGCCGAAAGCCCAATCGAAGGAAGCGGCGATCGTGGGTATCGCTGACAGCGTGGAGGCGGCGGTGCGGTCTCTGCGCAAGCCTACCGTGGAGCAGGTGGAGACAATGATCGAGAAGATTATTAAGAGCCGTCTTGACGATCATCAATTTAATGAGTGCGACCTGACGATGCGAGAGCTGGATGTCATTGCACAGACACTGAAAGAAACCGTGATGGGCATTTTCCACTCACGGATCGAATATCCGGAAGAAATCAAGAAAGCGAACTAA
- the glyS gene encoding glycine--tRNA ligase subunit beta — translation MPKDLLFEIGLEEMPARFIRGAMEQLKDRTVKWLDEQLIRHGEVAVYATPRRLAILVKEVADKQEDVHEEVKGPSRKIALDENGQWSKAALGFARSQGADPEQFTFKELGGTEYIYISKSRNGVETSSIVAEGLLNILHAMNFPKNMRWGSYDFKFVRPIRWMVALLGSEIIDIEITGVKSGNVTRGHRFLGGEIVIGQPADYVEALRGGHVIADVKERQEMIVQQINGLAEEKGWHISVKEDLLEEVLFLVETPTVLYGTFEESFLHIPQEVLITSMREHQRYFPVLNDQGELLPYFVTVRNGNAEHLELIAKGNEKVLRARLSDAKFFYEEDQKLAIKDALSKLESIVFHEELGTVGDKVRRIRRNAEKLADVLNADAGTTEAVNRTAEICKFDLVTQMVYEFPELQGVMGEDYARKAGEPEAVAKAIFQHYQPRFAGDAVPASEVGSIVSIADKIDTIAGCFSIGIVPTGSQDPYGLRRQAAGIVQIILEHKLSLALPVLFDIALETHEHFHELKRTKDEILKDLTDFFGLRIKKTLSDHVRYDVVDAVISAGYDDVVSIVSRGETLMAAVSGQDDFKTTVESFGRVSNLAAKASAEKVRSDLLNDPAESQLYEAWKSVTAAYREALEQRDAAQALKLISGLKESITLFFDKVMVMAEDETVRANRLALLKAIDEDLSMFADFSKLVWA, via the coding sequence ATGCCTAAAGATTTGCTATTTGAAATCGGGCTTGAGGAAATGCCGGCCCGCTTTATTCGCGGTGCTATGGAGCAGTTGAAGGACCGGACGGTGAAATGGCTCGACGAGCAGCTGATCCGGCATGGAGAAGTTGCTGTTTACGCCACGCCTCGCCGTCTTGCCATACTCGTCAAAGAGGTGGCGGACAAGCAGGAAGACGTTCACGAAGAGGTGAAAGGCCCTTCGCGCAAAATCGCCCTGGACGAGAACGGGCAATGGAGCAAGGCTGCGCTTGGTTTTGCCCGCAGCCAAGGCGCCGACCCGGAGCAATTCACCTTTAAGGAGCTCGGGGGCACGGAATATATCTATATCAGCAAAAGCCGTAACGGTGTAGAGACATCTTCGATCGTGGCCGAAGGCCTGCTGAATATTCTCCATGCGATGAATTTTCCGAAGAATATGCGCTGGGGAAGCTACGATTTTAAATTCGTGCGGCCGATCCGCTGGATGGTAGCCCTGCTCGGCAGTGAGATTATCGATATTGAAATTACCGGCGTGAAGTCCGGAAATGTGACGCGCGGACATCGTTTTCTGGGCGGCGAGATCGTAATCGGTCAGCCGGCGGATTATGTGGAGGCTCTGCGCGGCGGGCACGTCATCGCCGATGTGAAAGAGCGGCAGGAAATGATTGTGCAGCAAATTAACGGCTTGGCCGAGGAGAAGGGCTGGCATATTTCCGTGAAGGAAGACCTTCTGGAAGAGGTGCTGTTCCTGGTAGAAACGCCAACAGTGTTGTACGGCACGTTCGAGGAATCCTTCCTGCATATTCCGCAAGAGGTGCTGATCACTTCGATGCGCGAACATCAGCGCTATTTCCCGGTGCTGAACGATCAAGGAGAGCTTCTTCCTTACTTTGTAACGGTGCGCAACGGCAACGCCGAGCATCTGGAGCTCATTGCCAAAGGCAACGAGAAGGTGCTGCGCGCCCGGCTGTCGGATGCCAAATTCTTCTATGAAGAGGATCAGAAGCTGGCGATCAAGGACGCCTTGTCCAAGCTGGAGAGTATCGTCTTCCACGAAGAATTAGGAACGGTCGGCGACAAGGTGCGCCGGATCCGGCGGAATGCGGAGAAACTGGCTGACGTGCTTAATGCGGATGCCGGGACGACCGAAGCGGTTAACCGGACCGCGGAAATTTGTAAATTCGATCTCGTTACCCAAATGGTTTATGAGTTCCCAGAGCTTCAGGGCGTAATGGGCGAAGATTATGCGCGCAAAGCGGGAGAACCCGAGGCTGTAGCCAAAGCGATCTTCCAGCATTACCAGCCGAGATTTGCCGGGGATGCGGTACCGGCGTCCGAGGTAGGTTCGATTGTGAGCATTGCCGACAAAATCGATACGATCGCAGGCTGCTTCTCCATCGGCATTGTTCCAACGGGATCGCAGGATCCGTATGGCCTTCGCCGCCAGGCTGCCGGTATCGTGCAGATCATCCTGGAGCACAAGCTCTCGCTTGCCCTCCCGGTGCTGTTCGATATCGCACTTGAGACGCATGAGCATTTCCATGAGCTGAAACGGACGAAGGACGAGATTCTGAAGGATCTTACCGATTTCTTCGGACTGCGCATTAAGAAAACTCTATCCGATCATGTGCGTTATGATGTTGTAGATGCCGTCATTTCCGCAGGCTACGATGATGTCGTTTCCATCGTGTCCAGAGGCGAGACGCTGATGGCTGCGGTGAGCGGACAGGATGATTTCAAGACGACCGTCGAGTCGTTCGGGAGAGTAAGCAATCTGGCTGCCAAGGCTTCTGCAGAGAAGGTTCGCTCGGATTTGTTGAACGATCCGGCAGAATCTCAGCTATACGAAGCCTGGAAGTCGGTTACTGCGGCATATCGTGAGGCATTGGAGCAGCGGGACGCAGCGCAGGCCCTGAAGCTGATCTCCGGCCTGAAGGAGAGCATTACCTTATTCTTTGACAAAGTTATGGTTATGGCTGAGGACGAGACGGTTCGTGCGAATCGACTAGCTCTGCTTAAGGCAATTGACGAGGATTTAAGCATGTTTGCTGATTTCAGCAAGCTGGTTTGGGCATAA
- a CDS encoding PhoH family protein → MSEQISHTKITLQSASEGLSLFGPQDSFLKLVESSLNAGIVLRESEISIRGEARQVEIAQQLFEVLLELIRNGYILTERDVLYAIDLAKDLRADQLLDLYKGEIALTYRGKPIRVKTIGQKHYVTTIKKRDIVFGIGPAGTGKTYLAVVLAITALKEGTVKRIILTRPAVEAGENLGFLPGDLQEKVDPYLRPLYDALYDVMGPEQTAKALERGLIEIAPLAYMRGRTLDDSFIILDEAQNTTPEQMKMFLTRLGFGSKMVITGDVTQIDLPKGKKSGLIEAKNILQQIEEIGFVYFAESDVVRHSLVQKIIVAYDRAAENQG, encoded by the coding sequence TTGTCAGAACAAATTTCGCATACCAAAATTACATTACAAAGTGCCTCTGAGGGATTGTCGCTATTCGGTCCGCAGGATTCGTTCCTGAAGCTCGTCGAGAGCAGTCTGAATGCAGGGATCGTTTTGCGGGAATCAGAAATATCGATTCGTGGCGAAGCCCGTCAGGTGGAAATTGCCCAGCAGTTGTTCGAGGTTTTGCTGGAGCTGATCCGCAACGGATATATTTTGACAGAGCGTGATGTGCTTTATGCCATCGATTTGGCAAAGGATCTTCGGGCCGATCAATTGCTTGATCTGTATAAGGGGGAAATAGCGCTAACCTACCGAGGCAAGCCGATCCGGGTCAAAACGATCGGACAGAAGCATTACGTAACGACGATCAAGAAGCGCGACATCGTATTTGGGATCGGTCCAGCAGGTACGGGCAAAACCTATCTGGCCGTCGTCCTCGCGATCACTGCGCTTAAGGAAGGTACAGTGAAACGGATCATCCTCACCCGGCCTGCTGTAGAAGCCGGAGAGAACCTTGGTTTCCTGCCTGGCGATTTGCAGGAGAAGGTAGATCCTTATTTACGTCCTCTGTACGATGCATTATATGATGTGATGGGACCGGAGCAGACGGCCAAAGCTTTGGAGCGCGGCCTCATCGAAATTGCGCCGCTTGCATATATGCGCGGCCGGACGCTTGACGATTCTTTCATCATTTTGGATGAAGCTCAGAATACGACGCCAGAGCAGATGAAGATGTTCCTGACGCGCCTCGGCTTCGGCTCGAAGATGGTGATTACGGGCGACGTGACGCAAATCGATTTGCCGAAAGGCAAAAAGTCCGGATTGATCGAAGCGAAGAATATTCTTCAGCAAATTGAAGAAATCGGGTTCGTCTATTTTGCGGAATCCGATGTTGTGCGCCACTCGCTTGTACAGAAAATTATCGTTGCTTATGACCGTGCCGCTGAAAATCAGGGTTAA
- a CDS encoding YaiI/YqxD family protein, translating into MNTRIVVDGDSCPVKAEIAATAAKFGVGVLMVSSYDHVIKQVSGVTIVQVDRSQQSADLYIANHIAKDDIVITQDYGLAALALAKSCRILSPRGEEYHPGNIDYLLERRHHHAKARRGGRYFKGPKPFTDDDRKKFIDALSKVLRDMQENVQF; encoded by the coding sequence ATGAATACACGGATCGTCGTTGACGGAGACTCCTGTCCCGTCAAGGCTGAAATCGCTGCTACAGCTGCAAAGTTCGGAGTTGGCGTATTGATGGTATCCTCCTATGACCATGTGATCAAGCAGGTCTCGGGGGTTACCATTGTTCAGGTTGACCGCAGCCAGCAAAGCGCGGATTTGTACATTGCCAACCATATTGCCAAGGATGATATCGTCATAACGCAGGATTATGGACTTGCTGCCTTGGCTTTAGCCAAATCGTGCCGGATCTTGTCGCCTAGAGGCGAGGAGTATCACCCCGGCAATATAGATTATTTGCTGGAACGTCGTCACCATCATGCCAAAGCTCGGCGCGGCGGACGGTATTTCAAAGGGCCTAAGCCTTTTACGGACGATGACCGCAAGAAGTTTATTGATGCGTTGTCAAAAGTTTTGCGAGATATGCAGGAGAATGTACAATTTTAG
- the ybeY gene encoding rRNA maturation RNase YbeY: protein MALQLEYSNEQEIIEIGEDLIELLHTLLQKAGEAEGVTDGEVALTFVTDEEIHTLNREYRGIDRPTDVLSFAMNESVEEEQEIVYELEEGEELEGFGDMLGDIIISVETAKAQSEEYGHSLNREIGFLFVHGFLHLLGYDHQDEASEAEMMGKQEAVLAQVGLTR, encoded by the coding sequence ATGGCATTACAGCTCGAATACAGTAATGAGCAAGAAATCATCGAAATTGGGGAAGATTTAATAGAGCTATTGCATACACTGCTGCAAAAAGCCGGAGAAGCCGAAGGCGTAACTGACGGCGAGGTTGCCCTGACGTTCGTAACCGACGAAGAAATTCATACGCTCAATCGCGAGTATCGCGGAATCGATCGGCCAACGGACGTACTCTCTTTTGCCATGAACGAATCCGTGGAAGAGGAGCAGGAGATCGTCTATGAGCTTGAAGAAGGCGAAGAGCTGGAAGGCTTTGGCGACATGCTCGGGGATATTATTATTTCCGTGGAGACGGCGAAGGCCCAGAGTGAAGAGTACGGCCATTCCCTCAATCGGGAAATCGGATTTTTGTTCGTACATGGATTTCTTCACCTGCTTGGCTATGATCATCAGGATGAGGCGAGCGAGGCGGAGATGATGGGCAAGCAGGAAGCCGTTCTGGCCCAGGTGGGGCTAACCCGTTAA
- the era gene encoding GTPase Era, whose protein sequence is MAKTTFKSGFVAIVGRPNVGKSTLMNHIIGQKIAIMSDKPQTTRNKIHGVYTTEDMQIVFLDTPGIHKRQSKLGDFMNTTALNTLGEVEAVLFLVDASEGLGGGDRFIIERLKDVNTPVILVMNKIDRIEPEQLLPLIEQYRELYDFAEIVPISAMLGNNVTTLLEQIGKYLPEGPQYYPEDQITDHPEQFVCAELIREKILHLTREEVPHSIAVTIEDMRVEDNGVVYISAVIFVERDSQKGIIIGKQGALLKEVGKLARQDIQNLLGSKIFLELWVKVKKDWRNQERILKDLGFHRDA, encoded by the coding sequence ATGGCAAAAACAACATTCAAATCCGGATTTGTGGCGATCGTCGGCAGGCCGAATGTCGGCAAGTCGACGCTGATGAACCACATTATCGGGCAAAAAATCGCAATTATGTCCGATAAACCGCAAACGACGCGGAACAAAATCCATGGTGTATATACGACGGAAGACATGCAAATTGTCTTTCTGGATACCCCGGGCATCCATAAACGCCAATCCAAGCTTGGGGATTTCATGAACACGACTGCTTTGAATACGTTAGGGGAAGTAGAAGCTGTGTTGTTCCTTGTCGACGCCTCGGAAGGATTGGGCGGAGGCGACCGGTTCATTATCGAACGATTAAAGGATGTAAACACTCCCGTGATCCTGGTCATGAACAAGATCGACCGGATCGAACCGGAGCAGCTGCTGCCGCTGATCGAGCAATACCGGGAGCTATATGACTTTGCGGAGATCGTGCCGATCTCCGCCATGCTTGGCAACAACGTCACTACGCTGCTGGAGCAAATCGGCAAGTATTTGCCGGAGGGGCCCCAATATTATCCCGAGGATCAAATTACGGACCATCCGGAGCAGTTTGTCTGCGCTGAATTGATCCGCGAGAAGATCCTGCATTTAACCCGTGAGGAAGTGCCGCACTCTATTGCCGTGACGATTGAGGATATGCGCGTTGAGGACAATGGGGTCGTCTATATTTCCGCTGTCATTTTCGTCGAGCGCGATTCCCAGAAAGGGATTATTATTGGCAAGCAAGGAGCGCTGCTTAAGGAAGTCGGAAAACTGGCCAGACAGGATATCCAGAACCTGCTCGGCTCGAAGATCTTTCTTGAGTTATGGGTCAAAGTCAAAAAAGACTGGCGCAACCAGGAGCGGATTTTGAAGGATCTCGGTTTTCACCGGGACGCTTAA
- a CDS encoding YqzL family protein codes for MRDFSWKYFAMTGDVDAYMLYKEACSNCEEEAAAAAELEAVEQDADAAPL; via the coding sequence TTGCGAGATTTTTCGTGGAAGTATTTTGCGATGACTGGAGATGTCGATGCTTACATGCTGTACAAGGAAGCTTGCAGCAATTGTGAAGAGGAGGCCGCAGCTGCGGCAGAGCTGGAAGCTGTGGAGCAGGATGCAGACGCCGCTCCGCTGTAA